One window of Penaeus chinensis breed Huanghai No. 1 chromosome 3, ASM1920278v2, whole genome shotgun sequence genomic DNA carries:
- the LOC125038344 gene encoding mucin-1-like, with the protein MCVESPSESPSESPSESPSNAPPAPRPRSHPRSRPRSRPRTRLPLHALGVTLGVALGVALARASRSTPSESPSESPSESPSHAPPAPRPRNGDATLDGHRGDSPGLEVAPSSPATDAAEGASIPHCDART; encoded by the coding sequence atgtgtgtggaGTCGCCCTCGGAGTCGCCCTCGGAGTCGCCCTCGGAGTCGCCCTCGAACGCGCCTCCCGCTCCACGCCCTCGGAGTCACCCTCGGAGTCGCCCTCGGAGTCGCCCTCGCACGCGCCTCCCGCTCCACGCCCTCGGAGTCACCCTCGGAGTCGCCCTCGGAGTCGCCCTCGCACGCGCCTCCCGCTCCACGCCCTCGGAGTCACCCTCGGAGTCGCCCTCGGAGTCGCCCTCGCACGCGCCTCCCGCTCCACGCCCTCGGAATGGCGATGCTACCCTTGATGGTCATCGTGGCGATTCTCCTGGCCTGGAAGTTGCTCCTTCCTCACCTGCGACGGACGCGGCAGAGGGAGCGTCAATCCCTCACTGCGACGCCCGAACCTAG
- the LOC125038363 gene encoding uncharacterized protein LOC125038363 yields the protein MASSESQRTPTSYIKAPPANKKQANRQRRAYYMKEVLKFISLEGAFGTGHLLKAIAEKIGLDADEYHILFQTIDKMLSKGIIIFNPHGDLKVGDTSVEFRRPPPEEK from the exons ATGGCCTCGTCTGAGAGTCAAAGAACGCCCACGAGCTACATCAAGGCTCCGCCTGCAAATAAGAAGCAGGCGAATCGTCAGAGAAGGGCGTATTACATGAAGGAAGTATTAAAATTTATCTCTCTAGAAGGCGCATTTGGGACCGGGCACCTGCTAAAGGCCATTGCAGAAAAGATTGGCTTAGACGCCGATGAATACCATATCTTATTTCAG ACTATTGATAAGATGCTCTCAAAAGGCATCATCATTTTTAACCCACATGGTGACCTCAAAGTCGGAGACACCAGTGTGGAGTTTAGAAGACCACCAccagaagaaaagtaa